The sequence AATGTAGTTTATATCATTGTGGGAATAGGGCTTTTTCTTAGCCTGATATACGAGTTATTGTTGAGGAATAAAGAAGATTTCCCTTATCTAATACATATTATCGCCGGATTAGATGTGGGATTAATTGGGTTTCTTGTAAATTTCACAGGTGGGATTCAAAGTAATTTCTATTTGTTGTATCTTATGCCTTTAATCTTAGCCTCATTTGCTCTTGATACTCAATCTTGTGTCTTTTTCGGTATATTAGTAAGTACCGCATATCTTTTTAATATACTTTTTGATATAGAAAATATTGATGTGCGAACCTATCAATATTTATTTGCAACAAGACTGCCATTATTCTGGGCAATAGTTATTTTGGGCTCTATTTTATCTCGTTACACAAGGAAATTAGCCGAACAAAGCGTTGAAAAAGACAAAATAGTTGACAAACTTCGTGAAGAAATGAATAAAATGTCAGTATTTTATGGAACGACAAGTAAATTATTCTCTTCTTTAATAGACCTGGAAAATATCATGCGATTTGTTGTTGAACGATTTCCTATCATTGCTAATATGGAGCGCTGTACGGTTATGCTTATTGATGAGCATAGTGGCGATTTACTCGGTCGCACCTCTAACCGCATACCTGTTGGAGAACTAAAATGGTTTATGATAAAAAAAGAAGAACCCTTATATGATTGGCTCGTGAGAGACAATAAGCCGGTGATGATTACAGACCCTAACCCAAGTAAGTTTAGAGGCCCTGCTGAGGATTTTGCTGAACGGTATAAAATTAAAACAATGATTACTCTACCATTGATGGGTAATGAAAAGTGCTTTGGAGCGATTCATATCGATAATGTAGATGATGACTCACCAATTTATATTACTGATGAAGGATTAAACGAACTACAAAAACTTGTTAAATTGGTCGCCATAGCCATTGAAAATGTTAAATCTCATAAAGTTGCCGCAGAACAGAGGGAATTAATGAAAAAAGACGAAGAAGCCCTGCGAGAAAAGATGATGCAATTATCAACCTTATTTGATTTTAGTTCTGAGTTAGCCATATCCCATAAATTAGAAGATGTCTTATTGGCAATTGAAAAGAAAATGCTCTGTAACTTTGTTGGAGCAAAAAGTTACAGACTCATACTCATAGATAAGGAAAAAGGAGATGGGTTAAAAACACTTATCTTCAACAACTGTGATGAGACAATTGAAGACAGAGATAAGGAAATCCTCAATGAGGTCATAAAAAGTGGTGACTCTTTCATGGCAATGGATATTCAGAAAGAAGATATTACTAATAGTGAAGGGACTAACATACTTCTTTGTGTCCCGTTAAAAAAGCAAAATGAAACAATTGCGTTACTTGAGATAAAAAAATTAGAGCAAGGTATAACTATAAATCTAACTAAATATGTTATCCTTCTGATTGCGGCTAATGTGATGGCTATCTCTATTTCTAATGCCCAGTTGTATGAGAAAATCTCTTATTTGTCAATAATCGATGGTTTGACCAATCTCTATAATTACAGTTATTTCCAAGACCGCATCAGTGAGGAGATTTTGCGAGCACAAAGGCATAGTCTCCCACTTTCGTTATTAATGCTTGATATTGACCACTTTAAATCTATGAATACTATCTATGGGCATCAGGTTGGAAATCGAATACTGGTTGAGATTTCCAATATTGTCAAAACAGATGCACGAAAAATAGATATAGCCGTCCGCTATGGCGGCGATGAAATTGTTCTGATATTGACTAATACAGATAAAGAAAAGGCAGAGATGGTCGCAAAACGATTGTGTAACCTTATCAGTTCGCATAAGTTTCCTATCGGCAGTGCCGCTTTACCTGTAACG is a genomic window of bacterium containing:
- a CDS encoding diguanylate cyclase — translated: NKEAKIMVKKIDKLVRVTFLIRLIVSIFIILVIQLPHVEEINQNVVYIIVGIGLFLSLIYELLLRNKEDFPYLIHIIAGLDVGLIGFLVNFTGGIQSNFYLLYLMPLILASFALDTQSCVFFGILVSTAYLFNILFDIENIDVRTYQYLFATRLPLFWAIVILGSILSRYTRKLAEQSVEKDKIVDKLREEMNKMSVFYGTTSKLFSSLIDLENIMRFVVERFPIIANMERCTVMLIDEHSGDLLGRTSNRIPVGELKWFMIKKEEPLYDWLVRDNKPVMITDPNPSKFRGPAEDFAERYKIKTMITLPLMGNEKCFGAIHIDNVDDDSPIYITDEGLNELQKLVKLVAIAIENVKSHKVAAEQRELMKKDEEALREKMMQLSTLFDFSSELAISHKLEDVLLAIEKKMLCNFVGAKSYRLILIDKEKGDGLKTLIFNNCDETIEDRDKEILNEVIKSGDSFMAMDIQKEDITNSEGTNILLCVPLKKQNETIALLEIKKLEQGITINLTKYVILLIAANVMAISISNAQLYEKISYLSIIDGLTNLYNYSYFQDRISEEILRAQRHSLPLSLLMLDIDHFKSMNTIYGHQVGNRILVEISNIVKTDARKIDIAVRYGGDEIVLILTNTDKEKAEMVAKRLCNLISSHKFPIGSAALPVTVSIGVITCPEDGTKEDELIVKMENIMQKAKKQGGNQVQVYKEVA